A single Bacteroidales bacterium DNA region contains:
- a CDS encoding T9SS type A sorting domain-containing protein, with the protein MKNLKLKMLPMLAILMMMSIALQAQTNRIELTVKSGVVIKLYMRGVASVTPITVVSGDSTYNFNIDVSPKYKELMSNGTTMTVFGNVKSFDCENNGANITGVNTVGHTKLEVLLCANNAITDLNLSGTTLLKSIHCYENELTSIDISTLTNLEQIYFRNNNVSSLDISANSLLEVISFRDNNFTTQTLNDLYCALPDRGSLSKGKVYPTGSPSSANYSIVLASAGSIATGKNWNVWHGSDDTDVPTTGSYICPAPSANMNRYIKLNVTQGQNIKLDFACENPSTPVLIRSGASEYSLTVGTAWNYPANYYAGADTMVIYGNINRFDCQENNNYLTAVNFDKNIHLKQVYCGKNSISDLDIRKLYQLQHLSFFQTNLSVEKIDAIYCDAIDRTGMTPKGKFVPFYNAADPNHMNIINNTNKNNATSKYWDVVYFNSDPIPTTHGTYTCPNMSKYIELDVIPGQQIALNMKASADNTGIRIISGTIDTTFVVDQTLTGVKDYLAGDTKMRIYGNLTEFNCRNNNSKITAINVSNNNGLIKLLTSYNSISELYVTKLVNLKELYCIGNNLNNIDVSKCLDLEAFSCHYNFLSTLDVTKNTKLLHFYCNNNILTSLDLSGNPSLLNLGCHINNIDSLDISGNPYLQNVRCENNDMKFLKVDKFGALKTLSCYNNEFPAQVLDSVYCSLPTRNISENASIYPVNSNASPNISTVLITNAQNAKNENWTVKYKVDSTEVFTSGTYVCGDPFLTTSVTTKNASDITHNSAKINASYVKGTYDVISEKGFIWRADGGSDNNLNVSSDSLNAYLTNLEVNTLYVFKAYIKVGTSYMYGEEKTFTTTSAPVFATVTTNPATNITYASAILNGEVDPGEEIIGEKGFEWKVTGSSSYTDELISYSAGNTFSADLSGLTANASYTFRAYAKVGAIKKYGSELTFTTEKLPEVNMERWIELTVQQGADIWLDLTADAENTGVKVVSGAKDTTVVVNASWTSFKNYYAEASTMKVYGNVKEFDCSDNIANITDLDASNNIGLEILFCWNNNISSLNVNGLTALKDLDCDENNLSSLDVSGLTALKELYCYTNNISSIKISGCDSLSVIFCDGNNLSACGLDSLFHQLPIRPESDKGKIYIKDLANTNPGAQTCRDTMATNRNWEVLDYNDDNGDINIVNTSYDCPDFSIIEEMAANSLGINIYPNPVSNNLNIECEERIDNLELYDALGRMLIREENVLGNASIDVSNLDNGIYILKIRTAKGSGEYKVVKN; encoded by the coding sequence ATGAAAAATTTAAAATTAAAAATGTTGCCGATGCTTGCTATTTTGATGATGATGTCAATAGCATTGCAAGCACAAACTAATAGAATTGAACTCACTGTAAAAAGCGGTGTTGTGATTAAACTTTATATGAGAGGCGTAGCTTCTGTAACTCCAATAACGGTTGTGAGTGGCGATAGTACATATAACTTTAATATTGATGTTTCACCTAAGTATAAAGAGCTTATGTCAAATGGCACAACAATGACTGTTTTTGGGAATGTTAAGAGTTTTGATTGTGAAAACAACGGTGCAAATATTACAGGTGTTAATACAGTTGGTCATACAAAACTAGAAGTTCTTTTATGTGCTAATAATGCTATTACAGATTTGAATCTAAGTGGCACAACGCTATTAAAATCTATTCATTGTTATGAAAACGAACTTACATCTATTGATATAAGTACTCTTACAAATCTAGAACAGATATATTTTAGAAATAATAATGTTTCAAGTCTAGATATAAGTGCTAATAGCTTATTAGAAGTTATTTCTTTTAGAGATAATAATTTTACTACACAAACTTTGAATGATTTGTATTGTGCATTACCAGACAGAGGAAGTCTTTCAAAAGGTAAAGTTTATCCTACAGGTAGTCCTTCATCTGCTAATTATTCTATTGTACTAGCGAGTGCTGGAAGCATTGCTACAGGTAAAAATTGGAATGTTTGGCATGGTTCTGATGATACGGATGTTCCAACAACAGGAAGCTATATATGCCCAGCTCCATCTGCTAATATGAACCGTTATATTAAACTTAATGTTACGCAAGGGCAAAATATAAAATTAGATTTTGCATGTGAAAATCCAAGTACTCCAGTATTAATACGTAGCGGAGCCTCTGAATATTCTTTAACCGTAGGTACAGCTTGGAATTATCCAGCAAATTATTATGCTGGTGCTGATACCATGGTTATTTATGGAAATATAAATAGGTTTGATTGTCAGGAAAATAATAACTATCTAACAGCTGTAAACTTCGATAAAAATATTCATTTAAAACAGGTTTATTGTGGCAAAAACAGTATTTCTGATTTAGATATAAGGAAACTTTACCAATTGCAACATCTTTCTTTCTTTCAAACTAATTTATCTGTAGAAAAAATTGATGCTATATATTGCGATGCAATTGATAGAACAGGCATGACTCCAAAAGGAAAATTTGTGCCTTTTTATAATGCTGCTGACCCTAACCATATGAATATAATTAATAACACAAATAAAAACAATGCTACAAGCAAATATTGGGATGTAGTATATTTTAATAGTGATCCTATTCCTACTACTCATGGAACATATACTTGCCCAAATATGTCTAAATACATAGAACTTGATGTTATTCCTGGGCAGCAAATAGCTTTAAACATGAAAGCTAGCGCTGATAATACAGGTATTAGAATAATAAGTGGCACCATTGATACTACTTTTGTTGTAGATCAAACTCTTACTGGGGTAAAAGACTACCTCGCAGGCGATACAAAAATGAGAATATATGGCAACTTAACAGAATTTAATTGCCGCAATAATAACTCTAAAATAACAGCCATAAATGTTTCTAATAATAATGGATTAATAAAGTTGCTTACTTCGTATAACAGTATTTCTGAACTATATGTTACTAAACTTGTGAATTTAAAAGAACTATATTGCATTGGAAATAATCTCAACAATATAGATGTTAGCAAGTGCCTTGATTTAGAAGCATTTAGTTGTCATTACAATTTTCTTAGTACTTTAGATGTTACTAAAAACACAAAATTGCTTCATTTTTATTGTAATAATAATATTTTAACTTCATTAGATCTTAGTGGAAATCCTTCATTACTTAACTTAGGATGTCATATCAATAATATAGATTCATTAGATATAAGTGGAAATCCTTATTTGCAAAATGTTAGATGTGAAAATAACGATATGAAATTTTTAAAAGTTGATAAATTCGGTGCTTTGAAAACATTATCATGCTATAATAATGAATTTCCTGCACAAGTACTTGATAGTGTTTACTGCTCTTTGCCTACAAGGAATATTTCTGAAAATGCAAGCATATATCCTGTAAATTCTAATGCGTCTCCTAATATTTCTACAGTACTAATAACAAATGCACAAAATGCTAAGAATGAAAATTGGACAGTAAAATACAAAGTGGACAGTACTGAAGTATTTACTAGTGGAACTTATGTTTGTGGAGATCCTTTTTTAACTACTTCTGTAACAACCAAAAATGCAAGCGATATAACTCATAATTCAGCAAAAATAAACGCTAGTTATGTTAAAGGAACTTATGATGTTATTAGCGAAAAAGGTTTTATATGGAGAGCAGATGGTGGCTCTGATAATAACTTAAATGTTTCAAGTGATTCGTTAAATGCTTATCTAACTAACTTAGAGGTCAATACTCTGTATGTTTTTAAAGCTTATATAAAAGTTGGAACAAGCTATATGTATGGCGAAGAAAAGACTTTTACAACAACTTCTGCTCCAGTTTTTGCAACAGTTACAACAAACCCAGCAACGAATATAACTTATGCTTCTGCTATTCTTAATGGTGAGGTTGATCCAGGAGAAGAAATTATTGGAGAAAAAGGCTTTGAGTGGAAAGTAACAGGCTCTAGTTCTTATACCGACGAATTGATTTCTTATTCAGCAGGCAATACATTCAGTGCAGATTTATCTGGTTTAACAGCCAATGCAAGCTACACATTTAGAGCTTATGCAAAGGTTGGCGCTATTAAGAAATATGGCTCTGAACTTACATTTACTACAGAAAAATTGCCAGAAGTAAATATGGAACGCTGGATTGAATTAACCGTTCAGCAAGGAGCTGATATATGGCTTGACCTTACTGCTGATGCAGAAAATACAGGCGTGAAAGTTGTTAGTGGAGCGAAAGATACTACTGTTGTAGTTAATGCAAGCTGGACAAGCTTCAAAAATTACTATGCAGAAGCAAGCACAATGAAAGTTTATGGAAATGTAAAAGAGTTTGATTGTTCAGATAATATCGCAAATATAACAGATTTAGATGCTTCTAATAATATTGGATTAGAAATATTATTTTGCTGGAATAACAATATTTCTTCTTTGAATGTAAATGGTCTTACAGCTTTGAAAGATTTGGATTGTGATGAAAACAACCTTTCTTCACTGGATGTAAGCGGTCTTACAGCTTTGAAAGAATTATATTGCTATACTAATAATATTTCAAGTATTAAAATAAGTGGTTGTGATAGTCTAAGTGTAATTTTTTGTGATGGAAACAATCTCTCTGCTTGTGGACTTGATTCTCTTTTCCACCAATTACCAATAAGACCAGAAAGTGATAAAGGAAAGATATATATTAAAGATTTAGCAAACACAAATCCTGGAGCACAAACTTGTCGCGACACTATGGCAACCAATCGTAATTGGGAGGTTCTGGATTATAATGATGATAATGGAGACATAAATATTGTAAATACAAGCTATGATTGTCCTGACTTTTCAATAATAGAAGAAATGGCTGCAAACTCACTTGGAATCAACATTTATCCAAATCCTGTAAGTAATAATTTGAATATTGAGTGTGAAGAAAGAATAGATAATTTAGAACTTTATGACGCACTTGGCAGAATGCTTATCCGCGAGGAAAATGTTTTAGGTAATGCTTCTATTGATGTATCAAACCTTGATAATGGAATATATATTCTTAAAATTCGCACTGCAAAAGGAAGTGGAGAATATAAAGTTGTAAAAAATTAA
- a CDS encoding bifunctional (p)ppGpp synthetase/guanosine-3',5'-bis(diphosphate) 3'-pyrophosphohydrolase: MFRGLTDIERKELLSRYRTLLKSCKPLTDADDKKQIRKAFNLAVEAHKDMRRRSGEPYIFHPVEVAIIASSEIGLGATSIVCALLHDVVEDTDYTIEDIKAMFGEKVASIIDGLTKISGIIDKSNLEEKPDLSHSMQAENYRKILLTMAEDVRVILIKLADRLHNMRTLEFMPSEKRLKIASETAFLYAPLAHRLGLYTIKSEMEDLVLRYTDPNIYQSITNKLIESDEERNKFIKNFIEPISVALSNAGLKFDIVGRTKSINSIWKKMLKKNIPFEEVYDVFAIRIIIDSDVENERLDCWKAYSVVTQVYTPNPERLRDWISVPKANGYEALHTTVMSNTGKWVEVQIRSTRMNEIAEKGYAAHWKYKEDKKGIENSLDDWLKRIRELLQRPESNAIDFLDDFKLTLFADEIYVFTRSGELRNLPKNSTVLDFAYSIHSDIGNKCIGAKVNHKLVALSHVLSSGDQIEVLTSEKQSPKEEWLNIVISAKAKSQIKMAVKEDKKRSAERGKEIISRMFNQVRLPSDEKKIEEFAKYLNINDVNELYLDAFSGKIDIKTVKAFSTINEKSGWLNYLRAPFAKGKHANAQNKQIRKKRAKKLELDVENQVSFVIADCCNPIPGDEVVGFVLSENSLEIHRANCANAVRMNARYGDRIRNVQWDDSKQITFKTAVRLSGIDKIGILRDIIRILSEENNLNISSVMLETKNEIFEGKITLYVNNTEHLKNLINQIKKVDGVERVSRLRLTEAM, translated from the coding sequence ATGTTTCGTGGACTAACGGATATTGAACGAAAAGAACTTTTAAGTCGTTATAGAACATTATTAAAATCTTGCAAGCCTTTAACTGATGCTGATGATAAAAAGCAAATAAGAAAAGCATTCAATTTAGCTGTAGAAGCTCATAAGGATATGAGGCGGCGAAGTGGTGAGCCGTACATTTTCCATCCGGTTGAGGTTGCAATAATTGCTTCTAGCGAAATAGGCTTAGGAGCAACTTCTATCGTTTGTGCTTTGCTTCATGATGTGGTTGAAGATACCGATTATACAATTGAAGATATAAAAGCAATGTTTGGAGAAAAAGTTGCTTCTATAATTGATGGGCTGACCAAAATTTCCGGCATTATTGATAAGTCAAATTTAGAAGAGAAGCCAGATTTGAGCCATTCGATGCAAGCTGAAAACTACAGAAAAATTTTGCTTACAATGGCTGAAGATGTGCGAGTTATTTTAATAAAACTTGCAGATAGGCTTCATAATATGCGTACTTTGGAGTTCATGCCTTCAGAAAAACGCCTGAAAATAGCTTCTGAAACAGCTTTTTTATATGCTCCGTTAGCTCATAGACTTGGCTTATACACTATTAAAAGCGAAATGGAAGACCTTGTTCTTCGTTATACAGACCCAAATATTTATCAAAGTATTACTAATAAACTTATTGAAAGCGACGAAGAACGTAATAAATTTATTAAGAATTTTATAGAGCCTATAAGTGTTGCTCTCAGTAATGCAGGACTAAAATTTGATATTGTTGGACGGACAAAAAGCATTAATTCTATTTGGAAAAAAATGCTGAAAAAAAATATTCCTTTTGAGGAAGTTTATGATGTTTTTGCAATTAGAATTATTATAGACTCAGATGTTGAGAATGAGAGATTAGATTGCTGGAAAGCGTATTCTGTTGTAACTCAGGTGTATACGCCAAATCCAGAGAGGTTAAGAGACTGGATATCTGTGCCTAAAGCAAATGGATATGAGGCTTTGCACACTACCGTTATGAGTAATACTGGCAAGTGGGTTGAAGTGCAAATACGCTCAACTCGCATGAATGAAATTGCTGAAAAAGGTTATGCCGCTCATTGGAAATACAAAGAAGATAAAAAGGGAATAGAAAATTCTCTTGACGATTGGCTAAAAAGAATAAGAGAATTGCTGCAAAGACCAGAATCTAATGCTATAGATTTTTTAGACGATTTTAAACTTACTCTTTTTGCAGATGAAATATATGTTTTTACTAGGTCTGGAGAGTTGCGTAATTTGCCAAAAAACTCTACAGTTTTAGATTTTGCATATTCAATCCATTCAGATATTGGTAATAAATGTATTGGAGCTAAGGTTAATCACAAACTTGTAGCGCTAAGTCATGTATTATCAAGCGGAGACCAAATAGAAGTCCTTACTAGCGAAAAGCAATCGCCGAAAGAAGAATGGCTAAATATTGTTATTTCAGCAAAGGCTAAGTCTCAGATTAAAATGGCGGTAAAAGAGGATAAAAAAAGGTCGGCAGAGCGGGGTAAGGAAATAATTTCAAGAATGTTTAATCAGGTAAGGCTTCCGAGTGATGAAAAAAAGATAGAAGAATTTGCAAAATACCTTAATATTAATGATGTTAATGAACTGTATCTGGATGCATTTTCTGGAAAAATTGATATTAAAACAGTAAAGGCTTTTTCCACAATTAATGAGAAATCTGGTTGGCTGAATTATTTAAGAGCTCCTTTTGCTAAAGGGAAGCATGCGAATGCTCAAAATAAACAAATAAGAAAAAAACGTGCAAAAAAACTAGAACTTGATGTTGAAAATCAGGTTTCTTTTGTTATTGCAGATTGTTGCAATCCTATTCCCGGAGATGAAGTGGTAGGATTTGTGCTTTCTGAAAACTCATTGGAAATACATAGAGCTAATTGTGCAAATGCTGTTCGCATGAATGCTAGATATGGCGATAGAATTAGAAATGTGCAATGGGATGATTCAAAGCAAATTACGTTTAAAACTGCTGTGCGTTTGTCTGGTATTGATAAAATTGGAATTTTAAGAGATATTATCCGCATTTTATCAGAAGAAAATAATTTGAATATTAGCTCCGTTATGCTTGAAACAAAAAATGAAATATTTGAGGGGAAAATTACTCTTTATGTTAATAATACAGAACATCTGAAAAACTTGATTAATCAAATTAAAAAAGTTGATGGAGTAGAGCGGGTTTCAAGGCTTAGATTGACCGAAGCAATGTAG
- the citF gene encoding citrate lyase subunit alpha, which translates to MKKCDKFVVNALGRKVPTVVNGQEMVAFKGLRQHRPTGRKYAPPIPTCIDYPDDGNKVVSTLEEALKKCGLKDGMTISTHHHLRDGDLVSNSIFDIAHDMGVKDLVWLPSASFPCNEVLIKYLEDKTINRIEGSMNGPLGKFTTMGGMEGCAVLRSHGGRVQAIQDGEVHIDIAVIAAPMADAFGNANAVSGKSACGILGYSLADYLYADKVIVVTDNLIDFPCMPMQVQGNYVDYVVVVDQIGIPEKIVSGTTQVTRSPDRLLLAEWTAQFCDEAGLLRDGCSIQSGAGGTSLAVGIYFEKILKERGQKARFAFGGSTKYLVQMLENGTLDYILDAQAFDLEAVRSVRENPNHIDLSVMQAYNYHSKGNYTSMTDIMILGATEIDLNFNGNVVTHSDGLLLHGIGGWQNCLHAKNVIIPIPLFRDRIPVIVDEVTTLCGPGEMIDVIVTERGIAINPKRTDLIEKMKGSSLPIKTIQELKAEAEAICGKPQKPKVTDEPVAVIKWVDGTIIDTVWKLEK; encoded by the coding sequence ATGAAAAAGTGCGATAAATTTGTTGTTAATGCTTTAGGGCGTAAAGTTCCAACCGTTGTTAATGGACAAGAAATGGTTGCTTTTAAAGGTTTGCGTCAGCACCGCCCAACAGGGCGAAAATATGCTCCGCCTATTCCTACTTGTATTGACTATCCTGACGATGGAAACAAAGTGGTTTCAACATTGGAAGAAGCTTTGAAGAAATGCGGTTTAAAAGATGGAATGACCATAAGTACTCATCACCATTTACGCGATGGAGATTTAGTGAGCAATTCTATTTTTGATATTGCCCATGATATGGGAGTGAAAGATTTGGTTTGGTTGCCATCTGCTTCATTTCCGTGCAATGAAGTGCTTATAAAATATTTAGAAGATAAAACAATAAACCGCATAGAAGGCTCTATGAACGGACCATTGGGTAAATTTACTACAATGGGAGGCATGGAAGGCTGTGCTGTGCTTCGTTCTCATGGTGGACGAGTTCAAGCTATTCAAGATGGCGAGGTGCATATTGATATTGCTGTGATTGCCGCACCTATGGCTGACGCATTTGGTAATGCTAATGCTGTAAGTGGAAAATCTGCTTGCGGAATATTAGGTTATTCCTTAGCTGATTATTTATATGCAGACAAAGTTATTGTTGTTACTGATAATTTAATAGATTTCCCATGTATGCCAATGCAGGTGCAGGGAAACTATGTTGATTATGTTGTTGTGGTTGACCAAATTGGCATTCCAGAAAAGATTGTCTCAGGAACAACTCAAGTTACTCGCAGCCCCGACAGATTGCTGCTTGCAGAATGGACAGCTCAATTTTGTGATGAAGCTGGATTGCTAAGAGATGGTTGCAGCATTCAATCAGGAGCAGGCGGAACTTCTTTGGCTGTTGGAATATATTTTGAAAAAATATTAAAAGAAAGAGGTCAAAAAGCTAGATTTGCTTTTGGTGGAAGTACAAAATATTTAGTTCAAATGCTTGAAAATGGAACTCTTGACTATATATTAGATGCTCAAGCCTTTGATTTAGAAGCCGTTCGTTCTGTTAGAGAAAATCCAAATCATATAGATTTATCAGTTATGCAAGCATATAACTATCATAGCAAAGGAAATTATACTTCAATGACTGATATTATGATATTGGGAGCAACAGAAATAGATCTTAATTTCAATGGAAACGTTGTTACCCATTCTGACGGGTTGCTTTTGCATGGAATTGGAGGTTGGCAAAATTGTCTTCATGCGAAAAACGTAATAATTCCAATACCATTGTTTAGAGACCGTATTCCTGTTATTGTTGATGAAGTAACAACACTTTGTGGTCCCGGAGAAATGATTGATGTAATTGTTACAGAACGCGGAATTGCTATAAATCCAAAAAGAACAGATTTGATTGAAAAAATGAAAGGAAGTTCTTTGCCAATAAAAACAATTCAAGAGTTGAAAGCCGAGGCTGAAGCTATATGTGGAAAACCACAAAAACCTAAAGTTACTGACGAGCCTGTTGCTGTTATAAAATGGGTTGATGGTACTATTATTGATACTGTGTGGAAGTTAGAAAAATAA